A section of the Serratia liquefaciens ATCC 27592 genome encodes:
- a CDS encoding NAD-dependent succinate-semialdehyde dehydrogenase yields MNISDQSLFRQQAFINGQWCDASNHETLPVSDPATGQLIGQVPNMAQPEAQHAIACAQQALAGWRSLPAQQRALHLRRWFELMLEHQQDLASLMTQEQGKPLAESLGEIRYAASFVEWFAEQAKRTNGDIIPSPSTDKRLMVIKQGIGVCAAITPWNFPAAMITRKAAPALAAGCTLIVKPANETPYSALAMAELANRAGIPAGVFNVITGNSQIIGAELTSNPLVRKLSFTGSTPVGRVLMRQSADTIKKVSLELGGNAPFIVFKDADIDAAVEGALVAKYRNAGQTCVCANRFYIHRDVYPQFTEKFVARVAALKVGNGFDHDVQIGPLINRKARDKVMELLNDAQNKGAILLTGGHPHPLGGNFFTPTVLGDVQAGSLLLEEEIFGPVAPLVVFDDEAEVLQRANDTIYGLAAYFYTRDAARIWRVSEQLEYGMVGINTGLISNEVAPFGGVKQSGLGREGSTYGIDDYLELKYLCQAV; encoded by the coding sequence GTGAATATTTCCGATCAATCACTGTTCCGCCAGCAGGCGTTTATTAACGGCCAATGGTGCGATGCATCCAATCACGAAACCTTGCCGGTCAGCGATCCGGCGACCGGCCAACTTATAGGCCAGGTGCCGAACATGGCACAACCCGAAGCACAACACGCCATAGCCTGCGCACAGCAAGCGCTGGCAGGCTGGCGTAGTCTGCCAGCCCAACAACGGGCACTGCATCTGCGCCGCTGGTTCGAATTGATGCTGGAGCACCAGCAGGATCTGGCGTCACTAATGACGCAGGAACAAGGTAAACCGCTGGCAGAATCGTTGGGCGAAATCCGCTATGCCGCTTCGTTTGTCGAGTGGTTCGCCGAACAGGCAAAGCGCACCAACGGCGATATCATTCCTTCACCCAGTACTGACAAGCGCCTGATGGTGATCAAACAAGGCATCGGCGTTTGTGCCGCCATTACGCCGTGGAACTTCCCAGCGGCGATGATCACCCGAAAAGCGGCACCGGCACTGGCGGCCGGCTGCACGCTGATCGTTAAGCCCGCCAATGAAACGCCTTATTCGGCGCTGGCAATGGCGGAGCTGGCTAACCGTGCGGGCATTCCCGCTGGGGTTTTCAACGTGATCACCGGCAATTCACAGATCATCGGTGCCGAGCTGACCAGCAATCCGCTGGTCCGTAAGCTGAGCTTTACCGGTTCCACCCCGGTTGGTCGCGTGTTGATGCGCCAAAGCGCCGACACCATCAAAAAGGTCTCTCTGGAACTGGGTGGCAATGCGCCCTTTATCGTGTTCAAGGATGCGGATATCGACGCTGCCGTTGAGGGTGCATTAGTCGCCAAATACCGTAACGCGGGGCAAACCTGTGTTTGCGCTAACCGTTTCTATATCCACCGTGACGTTTACCCGCAGTTCACAGAAAAATTTGTCGCTCGGGTAGCGGCGCTGAAAGTGGGTAACGGCTTCGATCACGATGTGCAAATAGGTCCGTTAATCAACCGTAAAGCACGAGACAAGGTCATGGAACTGCTGAACGATGCACAAAACAAAGGGGCCATCCTACTCACCGGCGGTCATCCGCACCCGCTGGGCGGCAATTTCTTCACGCCGACGGTACTGGGGGACGTTCAAGCCGGCTCACTCTTGCTGGAAGAAGAGATTTTCGGCCCGGTCGCACCGCTGGTGGTCTTTGACGATGAAGCCGAAGTGCTGCAACGCGCAAATGACACGATCTATGGGCTGGCGGCCTATTTCTACACGCGCGATGCTGCGCGCATCTGGCGGGTTTCGGAGCAGTTGGAATACGGCATGGTAGGCATCAACACGGGCCTGATATCCAACGAGGTGGCACCGTTCGGTGGCGTCAAACAGTCCGGTCTGGGGCGTGAAGGCTCCACCTATGGCATCGACGATTATCTGGAACTGAAATATCTGTGCCAGGCGGTATAA
- a CDS encoding PDR/VanB family oxidoreductase yields MSSYRMFDVRVIEIETITAQVKRFTLADPMQRPLPAFSGGSHIIVQMQQGEQRYSNAYSLLSSPFDLQHYQIAVRRESPSKGGSNFMHNNLQVGDTLTISTPNNLFALAPTAEQHLLIAGGIGITPFMAQLHELHQRGQRYRLHYCFHSEEQNAFQAQLLTSPFAEHVHCHVSTQGSRLDLARLLADIEPATHIYVCGPPALNDAVLQAASAHGIEKARLHREAFAVTDSQGKAFTLVLARSGIELEVTPEMTILQVLENSKAAKVECLCREGICGTCETRIIEGEADHRDQYLSEEEREAQQSLLICCSRAKGQRLVLDL; encoded by the coding sequence ATGTCCAGTTATCGGATGTTTGATGTCCGCGTGATCGAAATCGAAACCATTACCGCGCAGGTAAAGCGTTTTACTCTGGCGGACCCGATGCAGCGGCCGTTGCCGGCCTTCAGTGGCGGCAGCCATATCATCGTGCAAATGCAACAGGGGGAACAGCGCTACAGTAATGCCTACTCCCTGCTAAGCTCTCCTTTCGACTTGCAGCACTATCAGATCGCCGTACGACGCGAGTCGCCCTCGAAAGGCGGATCCAACTTTATGCATAACAACCTGCAGGTAGGCGATACGCTGACCATAAGTACGCCGAACAATCTGTTTGCATTGGCACCGACGGCGGAACAACACCTGCTGATTGCCGGCGGCATCGGCATTACGCCGTTTATGGCACAACTGCATGAACTGCACCAGCGCGGTCAACGTTACCGGCTGCACTATTGTTTCCATAGTGAAGAACAGAATGCTTTTCAGGCACAGCTGCTGACTTCCCCCTTTGCTGAACATGTCCACTGCCATGTTTCCACCCAGGGTAGCCGTTTAGATTTGGCACGCCTGCTGGCAGACATCGAACCTGCAACCCATATTTACGTGTGTGGCCCACCGGCGTTGAACGATGCGGTATTGCAGGCGGCTTCCGCGCACGGGATTGAGAAGGCACGTCTGCACCGCGAGGCCTTTGCCGTCACTGACAGCCAAGGGAAAGCCTTTACGCTGGTGTTGGCTCGCTCAGGGATTGAGCTGGAAGTGACACCAGAGATGACCATTCTGCAGGTGCTGGAAAACAGCAAGGCAGCGAAAGTGGAATGCCTATGCCGGGAAGGTATTTGCGGCACCTGTGAAACGCGAATTATTGAAGGGGAAGCTGACCACCGCGATCAGTATCTGAGCGAGGAGGAACGAGAAGCGCAGCAGAGCCTATTGATATGCTGCTCAAGGGCCAAGGGGCAACGGCTGGTACTGGATTTGTAG
- a CDS encoding ABC transporter ATP-binding protein, whose product MIELSVENLHLTYGDNPVLKGVSMQLKRGEVVSLLGPSGSGKTTLLRAVAGLEKPTQGSIIIGSNKVYDGTARSEIPAEERNLGLVFQSYALWPHKTVFENVAYPLKLRKVSTAEITQRVQGVLDQLGLGHLGKRLPHQLSGGQQQRVAIGRALVYNPPVILLDEPLSNLDAKLREEARVFLRELIIKLGLSALMVTHDQNEAMAISDRILLLNNGKIEQQGTPQEMYGSPSTLFTAEFMGSNNRLFGKITEMSEGKARIEGKDWALWGMAGAGVKVSDEATAVIRVERVRLGEDPQGNQLELPLLTSMYLGDRWEYLFRTVAEDFVVRAYGTEVRGQTPCRLSLPAEHLWIFPKA is encoded by the coding sequence ATGATTGAACTTTCGGTAGAGAACCTGCATTTGACCTACGGCGACAACCCGGTGCTGAAAGGCGTTTCGATGCAGCTCAAGCGCGGCGAGGTGGTTTCGCTGTTGGGGCCGTCGGGCAGCGGTAAAACGACGCTGTTGCGGGCGGTCGCCGGGCTGGAAAAGCCAACCCAGGGCAGCATTATCATTGGCAGCAATAAGGTGTATGACGGTACTGCGCGCAGCGAGATCCCGGCGGAGGAGCGCAACCTCGGGCTGGTATTCCAGTCCTATGCCCTGTGGCCGCATAAAACCGTGTTTGAGAACGTCGCCTATCCGCTGAAATTACGCAAAGTTTCCACGGCGGAAATTACCCAGCGGGTGCAAGGGGTGCTGGATCAACTGGGACTGGGACATCTGGGCAAACGCCTTCCGCATCAGCTGTCCGGCGGCCAGCAGCAGCGCGTGGCGATTGGTCGGGCGTTGGTGTACAACCCGCCGGTGATCCTGCTGGATGAGCCGCTATCCAACCTGGATGCCAAGCTGCGCGAAGAGGCGCGGGTGTTTCTGCGTGAACTGATTATCAAGCTGGGGTTGTCGGCGCTGATGGTGACCCACGATCAGAACGAGGCGATGGCCATTTCCGATCGCATTTTGTTGCTCAACAACGGCAAGATCGAACAGCAGGGCACGCCGCAGGAAATGTACGGCTCCCCCTCGACCCTGTTTACCGCCGAGTTTATGGGCAGCAATAACCGCCTGTTCGGCAAAATCACCGAGATGAGCGAGGGCAAGGCGCGCATCGAAGGGAAAGATTGGGCGCTGTGGGGCATGGCAGGCGCAGGGGTAAAGGTTAGCGATGAAGCCACGGCGGTGATCCGGGTAGAACGCGTGCGCCTGGGTGAGGATCCCCAGGGCAACCAACTGGAGTTGCCACTGCTGACCAGCATGTACCTGGGCGATCGTTGGGAATACCTGTTCCGCACCGTTGCTGAAGATTTCGTGGTGCGGGCTTATGGCACCGAAGTGCGCGGCCAGACGCCTTGCCGGCTGTCCTTGCCGGCAGAGCACCTGTGGATTTTCCCCAAGGCCTAG
- a CDS encoding ABC transporter permease, producing the protein MNTWRRKWQSLPRGLVVVITALVIYVPLSFIVIQSFLSAPFFSPSKVFSLEAFEFIFTDPDFYKALKSGFILAFGLVVIAIPLGGILAFLMVRTDLPGRRFIEPLILVPIFVSPMVLGFGYVVAAGPVGFFSLWAESLLGFVPWNIYSMASIVVIAGLTHVPHAYLYISSALRSVGSDVEEAARTAGASPLQVMTAVSLPMVRPSILYAGVLLFFLGLEVFGLMLVLGDPEGNLVLATYLYQLTNKLGTPSYHLMAAVAVVLICITIPLVMLQRRLMRTANRFVTVKGKASQARALPLGKWRWVAGAVVVFWLTVTIGVPLVGVVLRAFISNWGVGVSIWDELSLNTFRTIWQQPNLLRAIVNSMAIGVIGGALAVVCYLFIGIAMHRKPDGATRFLDYSVLVPRAVPGLLAGLAFLWVFLFLPMWLDKSLKEGWLSALPVAEWLRENLIVWLRSLRSTIFSVWLAYTVVWMAYGLRLISSTLLQVGPELEEAARSAGASRGQITRHVTIPLSRYGLIGSWLLMFLIFEREYSTGVYLLSPGTETIGSMLVSLWAAGAIDIVAALSFINILLVVLGLGIALRFGVKLHD; encoded by the coding sequence ATGAATACATGGCGCAGAAAGTGGCAGAGCCTGCCGCGTGGCTTGGTGGTGGTGATAACCGCGCTGGTTATCTATGTGCCGCTGTCATTTATCGTGATTCAAAGTTTTCTCTCCGCACCTTTTTTTTCGCCCTCCAAGGTTTTTAGCCTTGAGGCGTTCGAGTTTATTTTCACCGATCCTGACTTTTACAAGGCGCTGAAAAGTGGCTTTATCCTGGCCTTTGGCTTAGTGGTGATCGCCATTCCGCTGGGAGGTATTCTGGCCTTTTTGATGGTCAGAACCGATTTGCCCGGTCGTCGGTTTATTGAACCGCTGATCCTGGTGCCGATCTTTGTCTCACCGATGGTGCTGGGCTTTGGCTACGTGGTGGCCGCCGGGCCGGTCGGCTTCTTCTCGCTATGGGCGGAATCGCTGCTGGGCTTTGTGCCCTGGAATATCTACTCGATGGCCAGCATTGTGGTCATTGCCGGATTAACCCACGTGCCGCACGCTTATCTTTATATTTCCTCGGCCTTGCGCAGCGTCGGCTCCGACGTGGAGGAGGCCGCTCGTACGGCAGGCGCTTCGCCCTTGCAGGTCATGACGGCCGTCAGCTTGCCGATGGTACGCCCTTCGATTCTGTATGCTGGCGTATTGCTGTTCTTTCTCGGGCTGGAGGTGTTCGGCCTGATGCTGGTGCTGGGCGATCCGGAAGGGAACCTGGTGCTGGCGACCTACCTGTATCAACTGACCAACAAGCTGGGCACGCCGTCTTACCACCTGATGGCGGCAGTGGCGGTGGTGCTGATTTGCATCACCATTCCGCTGGTAATGTTGCAGCGCCGTCTGATGCGTACCGCCAACCGTTTCGTCACCGTCAAGGGCAAGGCGTCGCAGGCGCGGGCGCTGCCGCTGGGCAAATGGCGCTGGGTCGCCGGTGCGGTGGTGGTGTTTTGGCTGACGGTGACCATAGGTGTGCCACTGGTGGGCGTGGTGCTGCGTGCCTTTATTTCCAACTGGGGCGTGGGTGTTTCGATCTGGGACGAGCTGTCGCTCAATACCTTCCGCACCATCTGGCAGCAACCCAACCTGTTGCGAGCCATCGTCAACTCGATGGCGATAGGGGTGATCGGCGGTGCTCTGGCGGTAGTCTGTTATCTGTTCATCGGCATTGCCATGCACCGCAAACCCGACGGTGCTACCCGTTTTCTCGATTACAGCGTGCTGGTACCGCGTGCGGTGCCGGGTTTGCTGGCGGGGCTGGCGTTCCTGTGGGTGTTCCTGTTCCTGCCGATGTGGCTGGACAAGTCGTTGAAAGAGGGCTGGTTATCGGCCCTGCCGGTCGCCGAATGGCTGCGGGAAAACCTGATTGTCTGGCTACGTTCTTTGCGCAGCACCATCTTCAGCGTTTGGCTGGCGTATACCGTGGTGTGGATGGCCTACGGCCTGAGGTTGATCTCCTCGACGCTGTTGCAGGTCGGCCCTGAACTGGAAGAGGCTGCGCGCAGTGCCGGTGCCTCCCGTGGGCAGATCACTCGTCACGTGACTATTCCGCTGTCGCGCTACGGCCTGATCGGCTCGTGGTTGCTGATGTTCCTGATTTTCGAACGAGAGTATTCCACCGGGGTTTACCTGTTGTCTCCAGGCACCGAAACCATAGGTTCGATGCTGGTTTCGCTGTGGGCGGCGGGTGCCATTGATATCGTGGCCGCGCTCTCCTTCATTAACATCCTGCTGGTGGTGCTGGGGCTGGGGATCGCCTTGCGCTTTGGAGTGAAATTACATGATTGA